The following proteins come from a genomic window of Schistocerca cancellata isolate TAMUIC-IGC-003103 chromosome 10, iqSchCanc2.1, whole genome shotgun sequence:
- the LOC126106156 gene encoding basic salivary proline-rich protein 1-like, translating into MAVKAKEIQEIKMETKSGKIEIRRPQRGNETDAPSGETKPTPPAGKRNRRPQRGNETDAPSGETKPTPPAGKRNRRPQRGNETDAPSGETKPTPPAGKRNRRPQRGNETDAPSGETKPTPPAGKRNRRPQRGNETDAPSGETKPTPPAGKRNQRPQRGNETNAPSGETKPTPPAGKRNQRPQWGNETNAPSGETKPTPPAGKRNQRPQRGNETNAPSGETKPTPPAGKRNQRPQRGNETNAPSGETKPTPPAGKRNQRPQRGNETNAPSGETKPTPPAGKRNQRPQRGNETNAPSGETKPTPPAGKPTPPAGKPTPPAGKPTNVCGSALHNVDIVLDYTQAL; encoded by the exons ATGGCAGTCAAAGCAAAGgaaatacaagaaattaaaatggaaacaaaaagtggaaaaataG AAatccgacgcccccagcggggaaacgaaaccgacgcccccagcggggaaacgaaaccgacgcccccagcggggaaacgaaaccgacgcccccagcggggaaacgaaaccgacgcccccagcggggaaacgaaaccgacgcccccagcggggaaacgaaaccgacgcccccagcggggaaacgaaaccgacgcccccagcggggaaacgaaaccgacgcccccagcggggaaacgaaaccgacgcccccagcggggaaacgaaaccgacgcccccagcggggaaacgaaaccgacgcccccagcggggaaacgaaaccgacgcccccagcggggaaacgaaaccgacgcccccagcggggaaacgaaaccgacgcccccagcggggaaacgaaaccaacgcccccagcggggaaacgaaaccaacgcccccagcggggaaacgaaaccaacgcccccagcggggaaacgaaaccaacgcccccagtggggaaacgaaaccaacgcccccagcggggaaacgaaaccaacgcccccagcggggaaacgaaaccaacgcccccagcggggaaacgaaaccaacgcccccagcggggaaacgaaaccaacgcccccagcggggaaacgaaaccaacgcccccagcggggaaacgaaaccaacgcccccagcggggaaacgaaaccaacgcccccagcggggaaacgaaaccaacgcccccagcggggaaacgaaaccaacgcccccagcggggaaacgaaaccaacgcccccagcggggaaacgaaaccaacgcccccagcggggaaacgaaaccaacgcccccagcggggaaacgaaaccaacgcccccagcggggaaaccaacgcccccagcggggaaaccaacgcccccagcggggaaaccaac AAATGTTTGTGGAAGTGCACTTCACAATGTTGATATTGTGCTGGACTATACACAAGCACTGTAA